CGCCGGGTACACCAACGCAGGTAAGTCCTCGTTGCTGAACCGCCTGACCGACGCTGGTGTCCTGGTGGAGAACGCCCTGTTCGCCACGCTGGATCCCACCGTCCGCAAGGCGCAGACTCCGGATGGCATCGGGTACACCCTTGCCGACACCGTGGGGTTTGTCCGTTCGCTGCCCACCCAGCTGATCGAGGCCTTCAGGTCCACGCTGGAGGAAGTGGCGGATGCGGACCTGATCCTGCATGTCGTCGACGCTTCCCACCCGGATCCCGAGGGACAGATCGCCGCGGTGCGGGCGGTCTTCACCGAAGTGGATGCGCGCAAGGTCCCGGAGATCATCGTCCTGAACAAGGTGGATGTAGCCGATCCCTTCGTCGTGGAGCGCCTGAAGCAGAAGGAGCCCCGCCATGCCGTGGTTTCCACCCGTACAGGCCAGGGCATCGCGGAATTGCTGGAGGACGTCAGCCGGTCCATTCCGCGGCCGGGTGTGCGCCTTGAGTTGCTCATTCCCTACGACCGCGGCGAGATGATCAGCAAGCTGCACAGCTCCGACTCGGAAATCCTGAGCCTTGACCACGAGGAATCCGGGACGCGCGTGGTTGTCATGGTCCGCGAAGGACTCGCAGCCGAACTGGAGTCATTCGTCAGCAATGGTTGAGAAGGTGGCGGCGGACGCCGTTGAGTCGGTGGGCGAAAAGGCCACTCTCGAATTGTTGGACCGGGCTGTTGCCGGTATGGGCGGACAAAGCCGTGCCGGCCAGCACGAGATGGCAAAACACGTTGCCCGGGCGATCGAGACCGGGGAGCATTTGCTCGTCCAGGCGGGGACCGGAACAGGTAAGTCGTTGGCGTACCTGATTCCGTTGATCGCGCATTCAATGGACAGCAACAAACCGACCCTCGTGTCCACCGCCACCTTGGCATTGCAAACCCAGATTGTCGGCCGCGACCTTCCCCGGCTGTTGGAGAGCATTAATCCCGCCCTTGAGCGCCCCGTCAACGTGGCCTTGGTGAAGGGCCGGGCAAACTATGTCTGCCGGCAGAAACTTGAAGGCGGCTTCCCCAGCGAGGAGCCCTCCGAAGGGCAACTGTTCTCCCTGGGTGAGGACACCAGCGTTCCGCACTTCAGCGCCTCCATGGGCGGGCCGCAGTCGCAGCTCGGCAAGGAAGTGGTCCGGCTTCGCGAGTGGGCCGAAAAGACATCCACCGGTGATCGCGACGAACTCATGCCGGGAGTCACCGACCGTGCGTGGCGGCAGGTTTCGGTCACGTCCATGGAGTGCCTCGGCGCGCAGAAATGCCCGTTGGCTGAGGAATGCTTCAGCGAACTGGCGCGGTCCCGCGCGGCTGAGGCCGACGTCGTCGTCACCAATCACGCGATGCTGGCCGTGAGTGCCTTTGAGGGCTTGGCCGTGCTCCCCGAGTACGACGTCGTGGTCGTCGACGAAGCCCACGAACTGCAGGACCGTGTCACCGGAGCGGTATCCGGCCAGCTCTCAGTGGCCATGGTCCATGCCGCAGCGTCCAGTGCGCGCAAGCACACGGCCATCACGGTGGATGCCCTCAACGCCGCGGCGGACCGGCTGGATATCGCCCTCGCGGGCGTGCCCAACGGCCTGTTGCCTAGCGGACTCAACGATGAACAGCTTGATTGCCTGGACCAGCTGCGGGACGCCACGCGCGCGGCACTGTCCGATTCGAAGACCGACTCTTCAAACGCGGTCGACGGCGGACGGCAGCTGGCGCGCTCACGGCTCATGCTCATCCTGGAATTGTGCGAACGCATGCTCGCCGCCAAGGAGAACCGGGAAGTTGTGTGGTTCTCGCGAAACAGCAACTTCGACCCCCAACAGGGCTACTCGCAGCCTGATGAAACAGCACCCGCTCTCATCAACATCGCGCCGTTGAGCGTCGCGGGCCGTTTGCGTGAAGGACTTTTTGCCGGCCACACAGTGGTCCTCACCTCCGCGACGCTGGCCATAGGCTCGGCCTTTGAACCGGCCGCCGGTGGATTGGGGTTGATCGGGGACGGTGCCCCGAGCTGGACGGGGATCGATGTTGGGTCGCCGTTCGACTACCCCAAGCAGGGCGTGCTCTATGTGGCCAAGCACCTGCCCAAGCCAGGCCGCGGAACATCACCGGAGGCCCTCGACGAGCTGGAAGACCTGATCCGGGCCTCGGGTGGGGGAGCGCTCTGCCTGTTCTCCTCACGGAGGGCCGCCGAGGAAGCAGCCGATGCCATGCGCCTCCGCCTGGACGTGGACATCCTTTGCCAAGGGGAGTCCACCATGGCGGCGTTGGTCAAGCAGTTCGCAGACGAACCGGACACCTGCCTTTTCGGCACCATGTCCCTGTGGCAAGGTGTGGACGTTCCAGGCGGTTCCTGCCGGCTGGTGGTCATAGACCGTATTCCGTTCCCGCGCCCCGACGATCCCCTGATGACCGCCCGTTCACGGGCAGTCGCCCAGTCCGGCGGAAACGGCTTCATGGCCGTATCGGCCACCCACGCAGCCATTCGGCTGGCGCAGGGGGCCGGACGCCTCATCCGTTCAACGGGTGACAAGGGTGTGGTGGCGGTACTGGATTCCAGGCTTTCCACAGAACGTTACGGTGGGTTCCTCAGGGCCGCGCTGCCGCCCTTCTGGGCTACAACCGACCGCAAGGTAGTACGCGGCGTCCTTGAGCGGCTGGGGTCCGCGAAGGCCTCCTAAAGGCCTCAGGAGGCTAGAGGGAGCGCAGGACCGAGACGACCTTGCCCATGATGGTGGCTTGATCGCCAAGGATGGGCTCGTACTGGGTGTTCTGAGGGAGCAGCCACGTGTGGCCGTCGCGCTGCCGGAACGTTTTGACGGTTGCCTCGTCGTCCAGGAGCGCGGCCACGATGTCTCCGTTGATGGCGTCGTTCTGGCGCCGCACCACCACCCAGTCACCGTCGCAGATGGCCGCGTCAATCATGGAGTCGCCGGCGACCTTCAGCATGAACAATTCGCCATGCCCCACGAGCTGCCGCGGGAGGGGGAGTACGTCCTCCACGGTCTGGTCGGCCAGGATGGGACCACCTGCAGCGATGCGGCCTACCAACGGAACCATGGCGGTGTCGCTGGCGCTGGCCAGTTCCGTCACAGCGAGTCCGCCAGTGCTGCGGAGTGCCGTGGGCGCTTCGACCCCGGGGATGGGGCCGCCATCGAGGGTCAAGGGCATCAGGACTTCCATGGCACGCGGCCGCTTCGGAT
This Paenarthrobacter sp. GOM3 DNA region includes the following protein-coding sequences:
- the lexA gene encoding transcriptional repressor LexA; this encodes MAAKATGGGVPLRSQQPQKSPKSLTVRQKKILETIQRSVNDNGYPPSMREIGDTVGLASLSSVTHQLSQLEKLGYLRRDPKRPRAMEVLMPLTLDGGPIPGVEAPTALRSTGGLAVTELASASDTAMVPLVGRIAAGGPILADQTVEDVLPLPRQLVGHGELFMLKVAGDSMIDAAICDGDWVVVRRQNDAINGDIVAALLDDEATVKTFRQRDGHTWLLPQNTQYEPILGDQATIMGKVVSVLRSL
- a CDS encoding ATP-dependent DNA helicase, encoding MVEKVAADAVESVGEKATLELLDRAVAGMGGQSRAGQHEMAKHVARAIETGEHLLVQAGTGTGKSLAYLIPLIAHSMDSNKPTLVSTATLALQTQIVGRDLPRLLESINPALERPVNVALVKGRANYVCRQKLEGGFPSEEPSEGQLFSLGEDTSVPHFSASMGGPQSQLGKEVVRLREWAEKTSTGDRDELMPGVTDRAWRQVSVTSMECLGAQKCPLAEECFSELARSRAAEADVVVTNHAMLAVSAFEGLAVLPEYDVVVVDEAHELQDRVTGAVSGQLSVAMVHAAASSARKHTAITVDALNAAADRLDIALAGVPNGLLPSGLNDEQLDCLDQLRDATRAALSDSKTDSSNAVDGGRQLARSRLMLILELCERMLAAKENREVVWFSRNSNFDPQQGYSQPDETAPALINIAPLSVAGRLREGLFAGHTVVLTSATLAIGSAFEPAAGGLGLIGDGAPSWTGIDVGSPFDYPKQGVLYVAKHLPKPGRGTSPEALDELEDLIRASGGGALCLFSSRRAAEEAADAMRLRLDVDILCQGESTMAALVKQFADEPDTCLFGTMSLWQGVDVPGGSCRLVVIDRIPFPRPDDPLMTARSRAVAQSGGNGFMAVSATHAAIRLAQGAGRLIRSTGDKGVVAVLDSRLSTERYGGFLRAALPPFWATTDRKVVRGVLERLGSAKAS